Part of the Desulfomonilaceae bacterium genome, TGTATTATCCCAGCTATCGGCTTTTTTTGATCGCTGTGACATCCTGCGCAGCTTTCGCCGTGTGGCTGTTTCTCAGTAAGACCAAGCTGGGCTGTATCATTCGAGCCGGAACAGACAATCCTAAAATGCTCGAAGCGCTTGGAATCAACATATCCAGGACAATGACTTTAGTTGTTGGCCTGGGAACCGGACTGGCGGGTCTTGCAGGAGTTTTGGCGGCGCCTATTCAAAATGTCCGTCCACTGATGGGAATGGATCTTCTTGTGGATTGCTTTGTAGTTGTAGTGATTGGAGGCATGGGCAGCCTTGGTGGATCTGTTGTAGGCGGACTAATTGTAGGACAAATCATAGCAATCGGGGTCATGGTCTGGCCGCCTATGGCCAACACCCTCATATACCTGTTTATGGCGGCCTTTCTTCTCGTCCGGCCAAGGGGATTGTTCGGCCGAGAATCGTTTCACGAGTAATAGCTTATGCCTCGTTCGCAATTCTTAACCCTCGTAACTTTCTTCGGACTAGCCTTAGTCTTTCCATTAGTCGCGCCTTACGAGGCGCTGGCGACCGAAATCTTGATATTCGCTCTCTTGGCGATGTCTTACGATTTGGTCTTGGGTTATGGAGGCATGCTCTCTTTCGGTCACGC contains:
- a CDS encoding branched-chain amino acid ABC transporter permease, with the protein product MNLQFVFMQLFNGLILGSLYVLLALGLSIIFGMLGIINFAHGAFFMLGAYAAYTITSYIIPDYWLALISVPILMAAFGSLCEIVLFRRLYDLPPLYIMLLTFGLMLVLQDAARLVFGSMGVPFGTPKSLTGMVNLGFMYYPSYRLFLIAVTSCAAFAVWLFLSKTKLGCIIRAGTDNPKMLEALGINISRTMTLVVGLGTGLAGLAGVLAAPIQNVRPLMGMDLLVDCFVVVVIGGMGSLGGSVVGGLIVGQIIAIGVMVWPPMANTLIYLFMAAFLLVRPRGLFGRESFHE